The following coding sequences lie in one Drosophila sulfurigaster albostrigata strain 15112-1811.04 chromosome 2R, ASM2355843v2, whole genome shotgun sequence genomic window:
- the LOC133839326 gene encoding histone acetyltransferase type B catalytic subunit yields the protein MATLSKKRKRTSRKRLLFRRYNYNHILRAKLRGSRKKWSTINKMAQIQEYQDLVLDALETVQFKLIRDKTDINNDALIFHPAMAHQIFGESETIFGYQGLQVRVLYTAGPLHIYLGIEYEKRVNEISGGEIKADDVVATIAQSLPDGCYFINQDEFLKTLDKADKFQPFGEKLSEYTQRGDDGSERLFEIYQCDYKLSSFLKFFARLQTFILWFVDAASYIDTDDAQWCYFICYEKYKNKDGQYQYATAGYTTVYEYYAYPQNKRPRISQMLILPPFQKLGLATQLVETIYKFYQSQKNVVDITVEDPSEDFQRLRNFVDAKLCKELKCFARNEIIKGFNKEMVREAREALKLNPRQVRKVYELLRLYYTNVHDEKEYRSYRLEVKRRLNAVYYKQLKDLQKMERFKMDTEMLRARLPSMKQRIEQLQEEYVLIEQDYKNTIDKLRA from the exons ATGGCCACTTTGAGCAAGAAACGAAAACGTACG AGCCGCAAACGTTTGCTGTTTCGACGCTACAACTACAATCACATTTTACGCGCCAAATTAAGGGGTAGCCGCAAGAAGTGGTCGACTATCAACAAAATGGCACAAATACAGGAATATCAAGACTTGGTGCTCGATGCTCTCGAAACTGTTCAATTCAAGCTGA TACGCGACAAGACAGACATCAACAACGATGCCTTGATTTTCCACCCCGCGATGGCACATCAAATCTTTGGTGAATCCGAGACAATTTTTGGCTACCAAGGATTGCAAGTGCGTGTGCTGTACACGGCCGGACCGTTGCACATCTATCTGGGCATTGAGTACGAGAAACGTGTCAATGAAATATCTGGCGGCGAAATCAAAGCAGACGACGTAGTGGCCACAATTGCGCAGAGTTTGCCGGATGGCTGCTATTTCATCAACCAGGATGAGTTCCTTAAGACACTGGACAAAGCAGACAAGTTCCAGCCATTCGGCGAGAAGCTAAGCGAGTATACGCAACGTGGCGATGATGGCAGCGAACGACTCTTTGAGATCTATCAATGCGACTACAAGTTGTCTTCCTTCCTCAAGTTCTTTGCACGTCtgcaaacatttattttgtggtttgtGGATGCCGCATCTTACATCGACACCGATGATGCACAGTGGTGttactttatttg CTACGAAAAGTACAAGAACAAGGATGGACAGTATCAATATGCTACCGCTGGCTACACCACGGTCTATGAATATTATGCGTATCCGCAGAACAAGAGGCCACGCATCAGTCAAATGTTGATATTGCCGCCATTCCAAAAGCTGGGCTTGGCCACACAGCTGGTGGAAACGATTTATAAGTTTTATCAGTCGCAGAAGAACGTCGTGGACATTACTGTCGAGGATCCTTCAGAGGATTTCCAACGTTTACGAAATTTTGTTGATGCCAAATTGTGCAAGGAACTAAAGTGTTTTGCACGCAACGAAATCATCAAAGGTTTCAACAAGGAAATGGTGCGAGAAGCACGCGAAGCCTTGAAGTTGAATCCGCGGCAAGTGCGCAAAGTTTATGAACTGTTGCGTCTCTATTACACCAATGTGCACGATGAGAAAGAGTATCGATCCTACCGTCTGGAAGTGAAGAGACGATTGAATGCCGTTTACTATAAGCAGTTAAAAGATCTACAAAAAATGGAACGCTTCAAGATGGATACCGAAATGTTGCGGGCACGTTTGCCCAGCATGAAACAGCGCATTGAGCAGCTGCAGGAAGAATATGTACTGATCGAACAGGATTACAAGAATACAATTGATAAGCTGCGCGCCTAG
- the LOC133839318 gene encoding katanin p60 ATPase-containing subunit A1 isoform X4 — translation MRGEETYRRTTREKIVLRGNTTIRTVDSTSTYLPMMNAAGSSTPPTSLSHMARMMDSLILDSLSPFAFTKITTSSRPSRSNAVKKPPPPAENAHPHAQHPHHAHAHGHPSAYRPINNLGANAANGLGIGSALPLRQKQRLPTQEVAPQPRSQQAAAAAAMPFPSQQQQDSRWVSSLRRRDPELQPTLPSINSNLNSNSLSQSHHGSAGNVGGITASSTGSNTGVGLRLGRPGRASALTAAVRKSRSVERLRARKMSTTTQLTLKHKPVKKNSLDENSNSDDQDATTSLEDNSQAQSTNPHNTPRCSPKTKAKHFSPLGYEGHLVDTLEKDILQRHPCIKWTDVAGLNEAKTILQEAVVLPIIMPEFFKGIRRPWRGVLMVGPPGTGKTMLAKAVATECGTTFFNVSSSTLTSKYRGESEKLVRLLFEMARFYAPSTIFIDEIDALCASRGSDSEHEASRRFKAELLIQMDGLNASLQDEKVIMVLAATNHPWDIDEAFRRRFEKRIYIPLPNDETRAALLKLCLKDVSLSPDLNPSIIGDELQGYSGSDISNVCRDASMMAMRRLISGRTPQQIKQIRREDADQPITLQDFQDAQQRTKKSVSADDVARFEKWMEEYGSC, via the exons aTGCGCGGTGAGGAGACCTACAGACGCACCACACGCGAGAAGATTGTGCTGCGTGGAAATACCACCATACGCACCGTGGACTCCACTTCCACTTATTTGCCTATGATGAACGCAGCAGG ctCATCTACGCCACCCACAAGCCTTTCGCATATGGCGCGTATGATGGACTCCCTGATATTGGACTCACTGTCACCGTTTGCCTTCACCAAAATCACCACCAGCAGTCGACCATCGCGCAGCAATGCCGTTAAGAAGCCGCCACCGCCAGCAGAAAATGCCCATCCACATGCTCAGCATCCACATCATGCACATGCACATGGTCATCCCTCAGCATATCGGCCCATCAATAATCTGGGCGCAAATGCAGCCAATGGATTGGGTATTGGCAGCGCATTGCCGTTGCGCCAAAAGCAACGATTGCCCACTCAAG AGGTTGCACCACAGCCACGTTcccagcaggcagcagcagcggcggcgatGCCATTTCcctcacagcaacagcaggacaGTCGATGGGTGTCGTCGTTGCGTCGCCGTGATCCCGAGCTGCAGCCAACGCTGCCTTCCATCAACAGCAATCTGAACAGCAATAGTCTCAGTCAGAGTCATCATGGCAGTGCTGGCAATGTGGGCGGCATCACTGCAAGCAGCACAGGCAGCAACACAGGCGTCGGCTTGCGTCTTGGGCGACCTGGAAGAGCTTCAGCTTTGACGGCGGCTGTGCGCAAAAGTCGTTCGGTGGAACGTTTGCGAGCACGCAAGATGAGCACGACCACACAGCTGACGTTGAAGCACAAGCCGGTGAAAAAGAACTCGTTGGATGAAAACTCGAATTCGGACGATCAGGATGCGACCACATCACTGGAGGACAATTCTCAGGCACAATCAACCAATCCACATAATACGCCGCGTTGTTCGCCAAAGACAAAGGCCAAGCACTTCTCGCCGCTGGGTTATGAGGGTCATCTGGTGGACACGCTGGAGAAGGATATATTGCAACGGCATCCTTGCATCAAATGGACAGACGTGGCGGGCCTGAATGAGGCCAAGACCATATTGCAAGAGGCAGTGGTGTTACCCATCATAATGCCAGAGTTCTTCAAAGGAATACGGCGACCGTGGCGAGGTGTTTTAATGGTTGGCCCACCAGGCACTGGGAAAACAATGCTAGCCAAGGCGGTGGCCACAGAATGCGGCACCACCTTTTTCAATGTGTCCTCGTCGACCCTCACCTCTAAGTATCGCGGTGAGAGCGAGAAACTGGTGCGTCTGCTCTTTGAGATGGCACGTTTCTATGCGCCGAGCACTATTTTCATTGATGAAATTGATGCTTTGTGCGCGTCGCGTGGCAGTGACTCGGAGCACGAAGCCAGTCGACGCTTCAAAGCGGAGCTTCTTATTCAAATGGACGGCTTGAATGCAAGTCTGCAGGACGAGAAGGTCATCATGGTCCTGGCAGCGACAAATCATCCATGGGACATTGATGAGGCATTCCGACGACGTTTCGAGAAACGCATCTACATTCCGCTGCCCAATG ATGAGACACGTGCTGCGTTGCTCAAGCTCTGTTTAAAGGATGTCTCTCTGTCGCCAGATCTCAATCCCAGCATAATTGGCGATGAATTACAGGGCTACTCGGGCTCTGACATCAGCAATGTGTGCCGTGATGCCTCCATGATGGCCATGCGCCGTCTCATCTCGGGCCGCACGCCGCAACAAATCAAGCAGATTCGTCGCGAAGATGCTGATCAGCCCATAACGCTGCAGGACTTTCAGGATGCCCAGCAACGCACCAAGAAATCGGTGTCCGCCGATGATGTGGCACGTTTCGAGAAATGGATGGAGGAGTATGGTTCATGCTAG
- the LOC133839318 gene encoding katanin p60 ATPase-containing subunit A1 isoform X3: MRGEETYRRTTREKIVLRGNTTIRTVDSTSTYLPMMNAAGSSTPPTSLSHMARMMDSLILDSLSPFAFTKITTSSRPSRSNAVKKPPPPAENAHPHAQHPHHAHAHGHPSAYRPINNLGANAANGLGIGSALPLRQKQRLPTQVSDTEVAPQPRSQQAAAAAAMPFPSQQQQDSRWVSSLRRRDPELQPTLPSINSNLNSNSLSQSHHGSAGNVGGITASSTGSNTGVGLRLGRPGRASALTAAVRKSRSVERLRARKMSTTTQLTLKHKPVKKNSLDENSNSDDQDATTSLEDNSQAQSTNPHNTPRCSPKTKAKHFSPLGYEGHLVDTLEKDILQRHPCIKWTDVAGLNEAKTILQEAVVLPIIMPEFFKGIRRPWRGVLMVGPPGTGKTMLAKAVATECGTTFFNVSSSTLTSKYRGESEKLVRLLFEMARFYAPSTIFIDEIDALCASRGSDSEHEASRRFKAELLIQMDGLNASLQDEKVIMVLAATNHPWDIDEAFRRRFEKRIYIPLPNDETRAALLKLCLKDVSLSPDLNPSIIGDELQGYSGSDISNVCRDASMMAMRRLISGRTPQQIKQIRREDADQPITLQDFQDAQQRTKKSVSADDVARFEKWMEEYGSC, from the exons aTGCGCGGTGAGGAGACCTACAGACGCACCACACGCGAGAAGATTGTGCTGCGTGGAAATACCACCATACGCACCGTGGACTCCACTTCCACTTATTTGCCTATGATGAACGCAGCAGG ctCATCTACGCCACCCACAAGCCTTTCGCATATGGCGCGTATGATGGACTCCCTGATATTGGACTCACTGTCACCGTTTGCCTTCACCAAAATCACCACCAGCAGTCGACCATCGCGCAGCAATGCCGTTAAGAAGCCGCCACCGCCAGCAGAAAATGCCCATCCACATGCTCAGCATCCACATCATGCACATGCACATGGTCATCCCTCAGCATATCGGCCCATCAATAATCTGGGCGCAAATGCAGCCAATGGATTGGGTATTGGCAGCGCATTGCCGTTGCGCCAAAAGCAACGATTGCCCACTCAAG TTTCCGATACAGAGGTTGCACCACAGCCACGTTcccagcaggcagcagcagcggcggcgatGCCATTTCcctcacagcaacagcaggacaGTCGATGGGTGTCGTCGTTGCGTCGCCGTGATCCCGAGCTGCAGCCAACGCTGCCTTCCATCAACAGCAATCTGAACAGCAATAGTCTCAGTCAGAGTCATCATGGCAGTGCTGGCAATGTGGGCGGCATCACTGCAAGCAGCACAGGCAGCAACACAGGCGTCGGCTTGCGTCTTGGGCGACCTGGAAGAGCTTCAGCTTTGACGGCGGCTGTGCGCAAAAGTCGTTCGGTGGAACGTTTGCGAGCACGCAAGATGAGCACGACCACACAGCTGACGTTGAAGCACAAGCCGGTGAAAAAGAACTCGTTGGATGAAAACTCGAATTCGGACGATCAGGATGCGACCACATCACTGGAGGACAATTCTCAGGCACAATCAACCAATCCACATAATACGCCGCGTTGTTCGCCAAAGACAAAGGCCAAGCACTTCTCGCCGCTGGGTTATGAGGGTCATCTGGTGGACACGCTGGAGAAGGATATATTGCAACGGCATCCTTGCATCAAATGGACAGACGTGGCGGGCCTGAATGAGGCCAAGACCATATTGCAAGAGGCAGTGGTGTTACCCATCATAATGCCAGAGTTCTTCAAAGGAATACGGCGACCGTGGCGAGGTGTTTTAATGGTTGGCCCACCAGGCACTGGGAAAACAATGCTAGCCAAGGCGGTGGCCACAGAATGCGGCACCACCTTTTTCAATGTGTCCTCGTCGACCCTCACCTCTAAGTATCGCGGTGAGAGCGAGAAACTGGTGCGTCTGCTCTTTGAGATGGCACGTTTCTATGCGCCGAGCACTATTTTCATTGATGAAATTGATGCTTTGTGCGCGTCGCGTGGCAGTGACTCGGAGCACGAAGCCAGTCGACGCTTCAAAGCGGAGCTTCTTATTCAAATGGACGGCTTGAATGCAAGTCTGCAGGACGAGAAGGTCATCATGGTCCTGGCAGCGACAAATCATCCATGGGACATTGATGAGGCATTCCGACGACGTTTCGAGAAACGCATCTACATTCCGCTGCCCAATG ATGAGACACGTGCTGCGTTGCTCAAGCTCTGTTTAAAGGATGTCTCTCTGTCGCCAGATCTCAATCCCAGCATAATTGGCGATGAATTACAGGGCTACTCGGGCTCTGACATCAGCAATGTGTGCCGTGATGCCTCCATGATGGCCATGCGCCGTCTCATCTCGGGCCGCACGCCGCAACAAATCAAGCAGATTCGTCGCGAAGATGCTGATCAGCCCATAACGCTGCAGGACTTTCAGGATGCCCAGCAACGCACCAAGAAATCGGTGTCCGCCGATGATGTGGCACGTTTCGAGAAATGGATGGAGGAGTATGGTTCATGCTAG
- the LOC133839318 gene encoding katanin p60 ATPase-containing subunit A1 isoform X2 translates to MFNTNAQNWFGMGQSVATAAPPTAAGNNMSQMLSNNNHNDSASSQPHPFMRQRSMSNAITMRPQSPANLQVQYEVAVPFMSGYRHTPYHSLWDLHQCSSTPPTSLSHMARMMDSLILDSLSPFAFTKITTSSRPSRSNAVKKPPPPAENAHPHAQHPHHAHAHGHPSAYRPINNLGANAANGLGIGSALPLRQKQRLPTQEVAPQPRSQQAAAAAAMPFPSQQQQDSRWVSSLRRRDPELQPTLPSINSNLNSNSLSQSHHGSAGNVGGITASSTGSNTGVGLRLGRPGRASALTAAVRKSRSVERLRARKMSTTTQLTLKHKPVKKNSLDENSNSDDQDATTSLEDNSQAQSTNPHNTPRCSPKTKAKHFSPLGYEGHLVDTLEKDILQRHPCIKWTDVAGLNEAKTILQEAVVLPIIMPEFFKGIRRPWRGVLMVGPPGTGKTMLAKAVATECGTTFFNVSSSTLTSKYRGESEKLVRLLFEMARFYAPSTIFIDEIDALCASRGSDSEHEASRRFKAELLIQMDGLNASLQDEKVIMVLAATNHPWDIDEAFRRRFEKRIYIPLPNDETRAALLKLCLKDVSLSPDLNPSIIGDELQGYSGSDISNVCRDASMMAMRRLISGRTPQQIKQIRREDADQPITLQDFQDAQQRTKKSVSADDVARFEKWMEEYGSC, encoded by the exons ATGTTCAACACAAATGCACAGAATTGGTTTGGCATGGGCCAATCAGTTGCTACAGCTGCTCCACCAACCGCTGCTGGCAACAATATGTCCCAAATGCTGagcaataataatcataatgaCTCGGCAAGTTCCCAGCCACATCCATTCATGCGTCAACGTTCGATGAGCAACGCAATCACAATGCGTCCACAGTCGCCGGCCAATCTTCAAGTGCAATACGAGGTGGCGGTGCCCTTTATGTCCGGATATAGACACACGCCTTATCATTCACTATGGGATTTACATCAGTG ctCATCTACGCCACCCACAAGCCTTTCGCATATGGCGCGTATGATGGACTCCCTGATATTGGACTCACTGTCACCGTTTGCCTTCACCAAAATCACCACCAGCAGTCGACCATCGCGCAGCAATGCCGTTAAGAAGCCGCCACCGCCAGCAGAAAATGCCCATCCACATGCTCAGCATCCACATCATGCACATGCACATGGTCATCCCTCAGCATATCGGCCCATCAATAATCTGGGCGCAAATGCAGCCAATGGATTGGGTATTGGCAGCGCATTGCCGTTGCGCCAAAAGCAACGATTGCCCACTCAAG AGGTTGCACCACAGCCACGTTcccagcaggcagcagcagcggcggcgatGCCATTTCcctcacagcaacagcaggacaGTCGATGGGTGTCGTCGTTGCGTCGCCGTGATCCCGAGCTGCAGCCAACGCTGCCTTCCATCAACAGCAATCTGAACAGCAATAGTCTCAGTCAGAGTCATCATGGCAGTGCTGGCAATGTGGGCGGCATCACTGCAAGCAGCACAGGCAGCAACACAGGCGTCGGCTTGCGTCTTGGGCGACCTGGAAGAGCTTCAGCTTTGACGGCGGCTGTGCGCAAAAGTCGTTCGGTGGAACGTTTGCGAGCACGCAAGATGAGCACGACCACACAGCTGACGTTGAAGCACAAGCCGGTGAAAAAGAACTCGTTGGATGAAAACTCGAATTCGGACGATCAGGATGCGACCACATCACTGGAGGACAATTCTCAGGCACAATCAACCAATCCACATAATACGCCGCGTTGTTCGCCAAAGACAAAGGCCAAGCACTTCTCGCCGCTGGGTTATGAGGGTCATCTGGTGGACACGCTGGAGAAGGATATATTGCAACGGCATCCTTGCATCAAATGGACAGACGTGGCGGGCCTGAATGAGGCCAAGACCATATTGCAAGAGGCAGTGGTGTTACCCATCATAATGCCAGAGTTCTTCAAAGGAATACGGCGACCGTGGCGAGGTGTTTTAATGGTTGGCCCACCAGGCACTGGGAAAACAATGCTAGCCAAGGCGGTGGCCACAGAATGCGGCACCACCTTTTTCAATGTGTCCTCGTCGACCCTCACCTCTAAGTATCGCGGTGAGAGCGAGAAACTGGTGCGTCTGCTCTTTGAGATGGCACGTTTCTATGCGCCGAGCACTATTTTCATTGATGAAATTGATGCTTTGTGCGCGTCGCGTGGCAGTGACTCGGAGCACGAAGCCAGTCGACGCTTCAAAGCGGAGCTTCTTATTCAAATGGACGGCTTGAATGCAAGTCTGCAGGACGAGAAGGTCATCATGGTCCTGGCAGCGACAAATCATCCATGGGACATTGATGAGGCATTCCGACGACGTTTCGAGAAACGCATCTACATTCCGCTGCCCAATG ATGAGACACGTGCTGCGTTGCTCAAGCTCTGTTTAAAGGATGTCTCTCTGTCGCCAGATCTCAATCCCAGCATAATTGGCGATGAATTACAGGGCTACTCGGGCTCTGACATCAGCAATGTGTGCCGTGATGCCTCCATGATGGCCATGCGCCGTCTCATCTCGGGCCGCACGCCGCAACAAATCAAGCAGATTCGTCGCGAAGATGCTGATCAGCCCATAACGCTGCAGGACTTTCAGGATGCCCAGCAACGCACCAAGAAATCGGTGTCCGCCGATGATGTGGCACGTTTCGAGAAATGGATGGAGGAGTATGGTTCATGCTAG
- the LOC133839335 gene encoding protein jagunal: MATRGGPMVAGTDGNDFEFRQKVANTYQISLLNKSRLKYCIFFHALLFFVMLAKLTSDILDRLDIFVLEIEELEVPPPLWWEYVWAASLLTSFLGLSAARGNKVRDMQKYMIAILTLAMLPLLYCFGYYFADVWEFITMDKSVDLDETDIFVWHGFPYGVFWYAFCFIGFQIHGFTLYFAYNLVKAWKARTSTRKFQ; this comes from the exons ATGGCAACTCGCGGCGGTCCAATGGTCGCGGGCACCGACGGCAATGACTTCGAATTCAGACAAAAAGTGGCAAACACATATCAAATTAG CTTGTTGAACAAATCACGCCTGAAGTACTGCATTTTCTTTCATGCCCTGCTCTTTTTTGTCATGCTGGCCAAGCTGACGTCGGACATATTGGATCGCTTGGATATATTTGTCCTAGAAATTGAAGAGTTGGAGGTGCCTCCGCCACTGTGGTGGGAATACGTATGGGCTGCCTCGTTGCTCACCTCATTTCTCGGACTGTCGGCGGCACGTGGCAACAAGGTGCGcgatatgcaaaaatatatgattGCCATTTTGACGCTGGCCATGCTCCCGCTGCTTTATTGCTTTGGCTACTACTTTGCCGACGTTTGGGAATTCATTACCATGGACAAGTCCGTGGATTTGGATGAGACAgacatttttgtttggcaC GGATTCCCATATGGAGTGTTCTGGTATGCTTTCTGCTTTATAGGCTTCCAGATACACGGATTCACCCTGTACTTTGCCTACAATCTAGTCAAGGCCTGGAAGGCTCGCACCTCCACGcgtaaatttcaataa
- the LOC133839318 gene encoding katanin p60 ATPase-containing subunit A1 isoform X1, with protein sequence MFNTNAQNWFGMGQSVATAAPPTAAGNNMSQMLSNNNHNDSASSQPHPFMRQRSMSNAITMRPQSPANLQVQYEVAVPFMSGYRHTPYHSLWDLHQCSSTPPTSLSHMARMMDSLILDSLSPFAFTKITTSSRPSRSNAVKKPPPPAENAHPHAQHPHHAHAHGHPSAYRPINNLGANAANGLGIGSALPLRQKQRLPTQVSDTEVAPQPRSQQAAAAAAMPFPSQQQQDSRWVSSLRRRDPELQPTLPSINSNLNSNSLSQSHHGSAGNVGGITASSTGSNTGVGLRLGRPGRASALTAAVRKSRSVERLRARKMSTTTQLTLKHKPVKKNSLDENSNSDDQDATTSLEDNSQAQSTNPHNTPRCSPKTKAKHFSPLGYEGHLVDTLEKDILQRHPCIKWTDVAGLNEAKTILQEAVVLPIIMPEFFKGIRRPWRGVLMVGPPGTGKTMLAKAVATECGTTFFNVSSSTLTSKYRGESEKLVRLLFEMARFYAPSTIFIDEIDALCASRGSDSEHEASRRFKAELLIQMDGLNASLQDEKVIMVLAATNHPWDIDEAFRRRFEKRIYIPLPNDETRAALLKLCLKDVSLSPDLNPSIIGDELQGYSGSDISNVCRDASMMAMRRLISGRTPQQIKQIRREDADQPITLQDFQDAQQRTKKSVSADDVARFEKWMEEYGSC encoded by the exons ATGTTCAACACAAATGCACAGAATTGGTTTGGCATGGGCCAATCAGTTGCTACAGCTGCTCCACCAACCGCTGCTGGCAACAATATGTCCCAAATGCTGagcaataataatcataatgaCTCGGCAAGTTCCCAGCCACATCCATTCATGCGTCAACGTTCGATGAGCAACGCAATCACAATGCGTCCACAGTCGCCGGCCAATCTTCAAGTGCAATACGAGGTGGCGGTGCCCTTTATGTCCGGATATAGACACACGCCTTATCATTCACTATGGGATTTACATCAGTG ctCATCTACGCCACCCACAAGCCTTTCGCATATGGCGCGTATGATGGACTCCCTGATATTGGACTCACTGTCACCGTTTGCCTTCACCAAAATCACCACCAGCAGTCGACCATCGCGCAGCAATGCCGTTAAGAAGCCGCCACCGCCAGCAGAAAATGCCCATCCACATGCTCAGCATCCACATCATGCACATGCACATGGTCATCCCTCAGCATATCGGCCCATCAATAATCTGGGCGCAAATGCAGCCAATGGATTGGGTATTGGCAGCGCATTGCCGTTGCGCCAAAAGCAACGATTGCCCACTCAAG TTTCCGATACAGAGGTTGCACCACAGCCACGTTcccagcaggcagcagcagcggcggcgatGCCATTTCcctcacagcaacagcaggacaGTCGATGGGTGTCGTCGTTGCGTCGCCGTGATCCCGAGCTGCAGCCAACGCTGCCTTCCATCAACAGCAATCTGAACAGCAATAGTCTCAGTCAGAGTCATCATGGCAGTGCTGGCAATGTGGGCGGCATCACTGCAAGCAGCACAGGCAGCAACACAGGCGTCGGCTTGCGTCTTGGGCGACCTGGAAGAGCTTCAGCTTTGACGGCGGCTGTGCGCAAAAGTCGTTCGGTGGAACGTTTGCGAGCACGCAAGATGAGCACGACCACACAGCTGACGTTGAAGCACAAGCCGGTGAAAAAGAACTCGTTGGATGAAAACTCGAATTCGGACGATCAGGATGCGACCACATCACTGGAGGACAATTCTCAGGCACAATCAACCAATCCACATAATACGCCGCGTTGTTCGCCAAAGACAAAGGCCAAGCACTTCTCGCCGCTGGGTTATGAGGGTCATCTGGTGGACACGCTGGAGAAGGATATATTGCAACGGCATCCTTGCATCAAATGGACAGACGTGGCGGGCCTGAATGAGGCCAAGACCATATTGCAAGAGGCAGTGGTGTTACCCATCATAATGCCAGAGTTCTTCAAAGGAATACGGCGACCGTGGCGAGGTGTTTTAATGGTTGGCCCACCAGGCACTGGGAAAACAATGCTAGCCAAGGCGGTGGCCACAGAATGCGGCACCACCTTTTTCAATGTGTCCTCGTCGACCCTCACCTCTAAGTATCGCGGTGAGAGCGAGAAACTGGTGCGTCTGCTCTTTGAGATGGCACGTTTCTATGCGCCGAGCACTATTTTCATTGATGAAATTGATGCTTTGTGCGCGTCGCGTGGCAGTGACTCGGAGCACGAAGCCAGTCGACGCTTCAAAGCGGAGCTTCTTATTCAAATGGACGGCTTGAATGCAAGTCTGCAGGACGAGAAGGTCATCATGGTCCTGGCAGCGACAAATCATCCATGGGACATTGATGAGGCATTCCGACGACGTTTCGAGAAACGCATCTACATTCCGCTGCCCAATG ATGAGACACGTGCTGCGTTGCTCAAGCTCTGTTTAAAGGATGTCTCTCTGTCGCCAGATCTCAATCCCAGCATAATTGGCGATGAATTACAGGGCTACTCGGGCTCTGACATCAGCAATGTGTGCCGTGATGCCTCCATGATGGCCATGCGCCGTCTCATCTCGGGCCGCACGCCGCAACAAATCAAGCAGATTCGTCGCGAAGATGCTGATCAGCCCATAACGCTGCAGGACTTTCAGGATGCCCAGCAACGCACCAAGAAATCGGTGTCCGCCGATGATGTGGCACGTTTCGAGAAATGGATGGAGGAGTATGGTTCATGCTAG